A genomic window from Rhodococcus sp. KBS0724 includes:
- a CDS encoding cysteine desulfurase-like protein — translation MAYDVARVRGLIPSLGDGWIHLDPQAGMQIPDAVSRTVSTAFRAAASSSSGRHVSNRRSAAILDSARSAVADLVGGDPAGVVLGSDRAVLLAWLAESLSSRLGLGTGLVLSRLDEEANVAPWLRVAGRYGAQVRWAEVEIETCELPSWQFNELITSTTRLVALTAASPIVGSAPNVRAAADRLHEFGGLMVVDAVGAAPYAHLDMAELGADIIAVSAPSWGGPQVGALVFRDPGLLDRIPAVSLNPYARGAERLEVGGHQFALLSGLTASIDFLAGLDESATGSRRERLETSISSLQNYQDGLFEHLLRSLSALPHVMVIGHAPTRVPTVSFTLEGTAADKVAAHLADKRIAVMSGTHGNSRLLDALGVNDEGGAVTIGLAPYTTRYEINQLVAELGTLG, via the coding sequence ATGGCTTACGACGTTGCCCGCGTTCGGGGATTGATTCCCTCACTCGGTGACGGCTGGATCCACCTCGACCCGCAGGCGGGTATGCAGATTCCCGACGCAGTCTCTCGGACAGTGTCCACCGCATTCCGGGCAGCCGCGTCGTCGTCGTCCGGTCGGCACGTCTCGAACCGTCGTAGCGCGGCAATCCTGGACAGTGCTCGGTCTGCCGTCGCGGATCTCGTCGGCGGGGATCCGGCGGGTGTTGTCCTGGGTTCGGATCGGGCGGTCCTGCTGGCCTGGCTGGCGGAGTCTCTGAGTTCGCGCCTGGGCCTCGGTACCGGGTTGGTGCTCTCCCGGCTCGACGAGGAAGCGAATGTGGCGCCCTGGCTGCGCGTCGCCGGTCGGTACGGCGCACAGGTGCGTTGGGCGGAAGTTGAAATCGAGACTTGTGAACTGCCTAGTTGGCAGTTCAACGAACTTATTACCTCCACGACGCGACTTGTAGCTTTGACTGCGGCTTCGCCGATCGTAGGTTCGGCGCCCAATGTGCGTGCCGCGGCGGATCGACTGCACGAATTCGGTGGCCTCATGGTCGTCGACGCTGTTGGTGCTGCTCCCTACGCGCATTTGGATATGGCCGAACTCGGCGCGGACATCATCGCCGTCAGTGCTCCGTCCTGGGGTGGTCCGCAAGTGGGTGCGCTGGTGTTCCGCGATCCCGGTCTGCTCGACCGCATCCCGGCGGTTTCGCTCAATCCGTACGCGCGTGGCGCCGAGCGTCTCGAAGTGGGTGGGCATCAGTTCGCGCTGTTGTCCGGACTCACAGCGTCCATCGATTTCCTCGCCGGCCTCGACGAATCGGCCACCGGCAGCCGCCGCGAGCGCCTCGAGACGTCGATCAGTTCATTGCAGAACTATCAAGACGGTCTTTTCGAGCACCTGCTGCGTTCCCTGTCCGCGCTGCCTCACGTCATGGTCATCGGGCATGCGCCGACGCGAGTTCCGACGGTCAGTTTCACGCTCGAAGGTACGGCTGCCGACAAGGTGGCCGCTCATCTCGCAGACAAGCGGATTGCGGTCATGAGCGGCACGCACGGCAACTCGCGCCTCCTCGACGCGTTGGGTGTCAACGACGAGGGTGGCGCGGTCACGATCGGCTTGGCGCCGTACACGACGCGGTACGAGATCAACCAACTCGTTGCCGAACTCGGCACGCTGGGCTGA
- a CDS encoding NAD(P)H-quinone oxidoreductase has protein sequence MYATTIDQPGGPEVMTWAQQPDPEVPRGHVLVDVAATAVNRADLLQRQGFYPPPPGTSDVLGLECSGVISQLGEGVTDWAVGDEVCALLAGGGYAEKVAVPATQLLPAPEGVDLRVAASLPEVACTVWSNVVMRAGLRRGHTLLIHGGGGGIGTHAIQVGKALGARVAVTAGSEEKLARCRELGADITINYRDQDFVAALSEATDGHGADIILDNMGASYLGRNVDALAMDGHIVVIGMQGGRKGEVDLSKLMGKRGSITATGLRGRPLTGPGGKAEIVADVLAKLWPLIADGSVQPVVSIELPIAEAPLAHQLLDSPETVGKVILTVK, from the coding sequence ATGTACGCCACCACTATCGACCAGCCAGGCGGCCCCGAGGTCATGACCTGGGCGCAGCAGCCCGATCCGGAAGTGCCTCGCGGGCACGTTCTGGTGGACGTCGCCGCCACCGCCGTCAACCGTGCGGACCTCCTGCAACGCCAAGGTTTCTACCCGCCGCCACCCGGCACGAGCGACGTCCTCGGACTCGAATGCTCCGGCGTCATCAGCCAACTCGGCGAAGGTGTCACCGATTGGGCCGTCGGCGACGAAGTGTGCGCACTGCTTGCCGGTGGCGGATACGCCGAGAAGGTGGCAGTACCTGCGACACAACTCCTTCCGGCGCCCGAGGGAGTGGATCTGCGAGTCGCTGCATCCTTGCCGGAAGTCGCCTGCACCGTCTGGTCCAATGTGGTCATGCGCGCCGGACTGCGCCGCGGGCACACGCTGCTGATCCACGGCGGCGGCGGCGGAATCGGTACGCACGCCATCCAGGTCGGCAAAGCCCTCGGTGCTCGAGTTGCCGTCACCGCCGGCTCGGAGGAAAAACTGGCTCGCTGCCGTGAGCTGGGCGCGGACATCACGATCAACTACCGCGACCAGGACTTCGTCGCCGCCCTCTCCGAAGCCACCGACGGACACGGCGCGGACATCATTCTCGACAACATGGGAGCGTCGTACCTGGGCCGGAACGTGGACGCCCTCGCGATGGACGGGCACATCGTCGTCATCGGGATGCAGGGCGGACGCAAGGGTGAAGTGGACCTCAGCAAGTTGATGGGGAAACGCGGAAGCATCACCGCGACCGGTCTACGTGGACGTCCGCTGACCGGCCCGGGCGGAAAAGCAGAAATCGTGGCCGACGTCCTAGCCAAACTGTGGCCGCTGATCGCCGACGGTTCCGTCCAACCGGTCGTTTCCATTGAGCTACCGATCGCCGAAGCGCCATTAGCTCATCAATTGCTGGATTCGCCCGAAACGGTAGGCAAGGTCATCCTCACCGTGAAGTGA
- a CDS encoding alpha-hydroxy-acid oxidizing protein yields MDTTLANPPAVGGFGATVAVVTYFGNMQNEIYLSGLGGTVPSLPMTAAGLEAAAREQLSPEAFGYIAGSAGTERTASSNLRAFEKHAIVPRMFRGTAAPDARDLSVEVLGTRLAAPILTAPIGVLGLVHDDAEVAVGSVTAELGIGSVLSTAASSTIEDVGAVSGENWWYQLYWPADDELAESLVRRADLAGAKAIVVTADTPGMGWRPRDLTLGHLPFLRAKGIANYLSDPVFRSKLASPPEESAEALQIAVLTWVSLFGNHTVRMADIAKLRQWTSLPIAVKGIVHPDDARAAVAAGADGIIVSNHGGRQVDGAISALDALGPIASAVGHEADILMDSGIRCGADVIIALALGAKAVLYGRPWVYGLGLAGADGVRHALRSLLADFDLTMGLAGLSSVREIDRSLVVDTSGH; encoded by the coding sequence ATGGATACGACGCTAGCGAATCCCCCCGCAGTAGGCGGGTTTGGCGCTACGGTCGCTGTCGTGACTTACTTCGGGAACATGCAGAACGAGATCTATCTGAGCGGCCTCGGCGGTACCGTCCCGTCGCTGCCCATGACGGCGGCCGGGCTGGAAGCTGCCGCGCGTGAGCAACTCTCACCCGAAGCCTTCGGGTATATCGCGGGCAGCGCCGGGACCGAGCGCACTGCCTCATCGAACCTGCGGGCGTTCGAGAAGCACGCGATCGTGCCGCGCATGTTTCGGGGTACCGCTGCCCCAGACGCCCGTGATCTGAGCGTCGAGGTGCTCGGTACGCGTTTGGCTGCGCCGATTTTGACTGCGCCCATCGGTGTACTCGGTTTGGTTCACGACGACGCGGAGGTCGCGGTCGGTTCGGTCACCGCGGAATTGGGGATCGGCTCGGTTCTGTCGACTGCGGCTTCGTCGACCATCGAAGACGTCGGCGCGGTGTCGGGCGAGAACTGGTGGTACCAGTTGTACTGGCCGGCGGACGACGAGCTTGCCGAATCGCTTGTCCGCCGTGCTGACCTTGCGGGAGCCAAGGCTATCGTGGTGACGGCCGATACGCCCGGCATGGGTTGGCGTCCAAGAGATCTGACATTGGGGCACCTGCCGTTCCTGCGGGCGAAAGGCATCGCGAACTACCTCTCCGATCCGGTCTTCCGCTCGAAGTTGGCGTCGCCGCCCGAGGAAAGTGCGGAGGCGCTGCAGATTGCGGTCCTGACGTGGGTGTCGCTCTTCGGCAATCACACCGTTCGGATGGCGGATATCGCGAAACTTCGCCAGTGGACGTCACTTCCGATCGCGGTCAAGGGAATTGTGCATCCCGACGACGCTCGCGCCGCGGTTGCGGCGGGCGCCGACGGAATCATCGTGAGCAACCACGGTGGCCGTCAGGTGGACGGCGCGATATCGGCATTGGATGCGTTGGGGCCGATTGCGTCGGCCGTCGGACATGAAGCCGACATTCTGATGGATTCGGGTATTCGGTGCGGTGCCGACGTGATCATCGCGCTGGCTCTCGGGGCAAAGGCGGTTTTGTACGGGCGGCCGTGGGTATACGGCTTGGGGTTGGCAGGCGCAGACGGCGTCCGTCATGCTTTGCGGAGCTTGCTTGCCGATTTCGATCTCACGATGGGACTGGCTGGGTTGTCGTCGGTGAGGGAAATCGACAGGTCCCTAGTGGTGGACACTTCCGGACATTAG
- a CDS encoding MarR family winged helix-turn-helix transcriptional regulator — MRAWRGYMDGNQRLMEVLNRELQDSHDLSLADYRILVMLSESPDGSTRMSDLADGVLSSRSRLTHQIRRMESQGIVVRTTCAEDGRGVLAQITDEGRRRLAAAAPTHVAGVRKNLVDLLTPTELEVLADVFSKVDAAIGDR; from the coding sequence ATGCGCGCCTGGCGCGGTTACATGGACGGCAATCAGCGGCTCATGGAGGTCTTGAACCGGGAGCTGCAGGACTCGCATGACCTCTCGTTGGCGGATTACCGCATCCTCGTGATGTTGTCGGAATCTCCGGACGGTTCAACTCGGATGAGCGACTTGGCGGACGGCGTCCTGTCCTCACGTAGCCGCCTCACGCACCAGATCCGTCGGATGGAGTCTCAGGGCATAGTCGTGCGCACCACCTGCGCCGAGGACGGGCGAGGCGTGCTTGCGCAGATTACGGACGAGGGGCGTCGACGGCTTGCTGCTGCCGCACCCACCCACGTCGCGGGCGTCCGCAAGAATCTTGTGGATTTGTTGACCCCGACGGAGCTGGAAGTGCTGGCAGACGTCTTCTCGAAGGTTGATGCGGCCATCGGAGATCGCTGA
- the amt gene encoding ammonium transporter, which translates to MLAETVINSGDTAWVLISAGLVLFMVPGLAFFYAGLVRGSSALVMLQQNLVPLGLVSITWIVFGYSFAFSGDWGSGFLGDLKLFGLQDIHTAAAPGFHLIEGAVAVPTLAFVAYQMMFAIITPALITGATANRLKPLGWAVLLVLWSIIVYPPIAHWLFNPEGWLALRGAQDWAGGIVVHASAGAAALAILLVVGKRPGWPNAEAVPHSVPLALIGAGILWFGWFGFNAGDGLAADGVAAQALINTHIAAAGGMVVWLVIERYTEGKATAIGGITGAVGGLATITPCAGYVSTFSALAIGALAGLICHFALALKSIFKFDDALDVIAVHFVGGILGSLLLGLFAEKAINPIGRDGLLFGGGLGLLGEQALALVVVIAFSFVVTWLIATGIEKTIGLKLAPKDQVNIDRRQQGMDAYRYNAAFVDAGGAPQSSGFDGGATVEGEKLAPNPGAQKHELITAVLQTIESEKLREALLAAGAESIVVSEAHVSAGDSDSLKFRGQRNDVVFAERLRVEVLAPSDRTQAVLDAINRHSLGRRSGFVQQSAEPLSGPRAPESDADPFDPDHTEVKI; encoded by the coding sequence ATGCTTGCGGAAACGGTAATAAATAGTGGTGACACGGCCTGGGTGCTTATTTCTGCAGGTCTCGTGCTCTTTATGGTCCCAGGTCTCGCGTTTTTCTACGCAGGATTGGTGCGTGGCAGTAGCGCGCTGGTGATGTTGCAGCAGAACCTGGTTCCGCTCGGCCTGGTGTCCATCACCTGGATTGTCTTCGGCTACAGCTTTGCGTTCAGCGGCGACTGGGGATCAGGCTTCCTCGGGGATCTGAAACTCTTCGGCTTGCAGGACATTCATACTGCCGCTGCGCCGGGCTTCCACTTGATCGAGGGTGCGGTCGCAGTCCCGACCTTGGCATTTGTGGCCTATCAGATGATGTTCGCGATCATCACGCCCGCTTTGATCACCGGCGCGACGGCAAACCGTCTCAAGCCGTTGGGTTGGGCTGTTCTCCTCGTTTTGTGGTCGATCATCGTCTACCCGCCGATCGCGCACTGGCTCTTCAACCCCGAGGGGTGGCTCGCTCTGCGCGGGGCGCAGGACTGGGCCGGCGGAATCGTGGTCCACGCCTCCGCCGGTGCGGCGGCACTCGCGATCTTGCTGGTTGTCGGTAAACGCCCCGGCTGGCCGAACGCGGAGGCCGTTCCGCACTCCGTCCCGTTGGCTCTGATCGGCGCAGGCATCTTGTGGTTCGGCTGGTTCGGCTTCAACGCCGGCGACGGTCTGGCGGCGGATGGTGTTGCGGCGCAAGCCTTGATCAACACTCACATTGCCGCTGCGGGCGGCATGGTCGTCTGGCTGGTTATCGAGCGATATACCGAGGGCAAAGCCACGGCGATCGGTGGAATCACGGGCGCTGTCGGCGGTTTGGCGACCATCACGCCCTGTGCCGGCTACGTCAGTACGTTCTCCGCCTTGGCAATTGGTGCGCTCGCCGGATTGATCTGCCACTTCGCGTTGGCACTCAAGTCGATCTTCAAGTTCGACGATGCTCTCGACGTCATCGCAGTCCACTTTGTCGGCGGCATCCTCGGATCGTTGCTTCTGGGGCTGTTTGCAGAGAAGGCGATCAATCCGATCGGACGCGACGGGCTTCTGTTCGGCGGCGGACTCGGTTTACTCGGTGAGCAGGCCTTGGCCTTGGTCGTCGTCATCGCCTTCTCGTTTGTCGTGACCTGGTTGATCGCCACGGGAATCGAGAAGACCATCGGGCTCAAGTTGGCTCCGAAAGACCAGGTCAACATCGATCGTCGTCAGCAAGGAATGGACGCGTACCGCTACAACGCGGCATTTGTCGACGCGGGTGGAGCGCCGCAATCGAGCGGCTTCGACGGGGGAGCCACGGTCGAGGGAGAGAAACTTGCTCCCAATCCCGGTGCGCAGAAACATGAACTCATCACCGCCGTCCTCCAGACCATCGAGTCCGAGAAGCTACGCGAGGCGCTGCTGGCGGCGGGAGCGGAATCGATTGTGGTATCGGAAGCCCATGTGTCCGCGGGTGATTCGGATTCTCTCAAGTTCCGCGGCCAACGCAATGACGTCGTCTTCGCGGAGCGATTGCGGGTCGAAGTTCTTGCACCGTCCGACCGCACCCAAGCCGTGCTCGATGCAATCAATCGGCACTCCCTTGGGAGGAGGAGCGGATTCGTGCAGCAATCCGCTGAACCGTTGTCCGGGCCGCGCGCCCCGGAATCGGACGCTGACCCTTTCGACCCTGACCACACGGAAGTGAAGATATGA
- a CDS encoding urease subunit gamma has protein sequence MHLTPRELDKLTILMLAEVALRRKAKGLKLNHPESVAVITAAALEGAREGKTLEEVMADASHALTVDDVMEGVADMIPRVQVEAVFLDGSRLVTVHSPIQ, from the coding sequence ATGCATCTGACACCGAGAGAACTCGACAAGCTGACCATCCTCATGTTGGCTGAAGTCGCCCTACGACGAAAAGCGAAGGGGCTCAAGCTTAATCATCCGGAATCGGTGGCCGTCATCACGGCAGCGGCTTTGGAGGGTGCTCGCGAGGGGAAAACTCTCGAGGAAGTCATGGCGGACGCGTCGCACGCATTGACGGTCGACGACGTCATGGAAGGTGTTGCGGACATGATTCCGCGCGTGCAGGTCGAGGCGGTGTTCCTCGACGGTAGCCGCCTTGTCACTGTGCATTCACCTATCCAGTAG
- a CDS encoding urease subunit beta, with translation MASKSSKKDSGDDKKVPVGGYVLRDEPIEINEGRPRLKLRVRNTGDRPIQVGSHYHFMEVNRALSFDREQAFGWRLDIPAGTAVRFEPGDEKEVTLVPFGGKQRAHGFNSLVDGWAPTHAAYRPRLPRAVALADELGFLSEPQSD, from the coding sequence ATGGCATCAAAATCATCGAAGAAGGATTCCGGCGACGACAAGAAGGTTCCGGTCGGGGGATACGTCCTGCGGGATGAACCGATCGAGATCAACGAGGGCCGGCCGCGTCTGAAGCTGCGCGTTCGAAATACGGGTGACCGGCCCATTCAGGTGGGGTCGCACTATCACTTCATGGAGGTCAATCGCGCATTGTCCTTCGATCGTGAGCAGGCGTTCGGTTGGCGCCTGGACATCCCGGCTGGAACGGCAGTGCGCTTCGAACCGGGTGACGAGAAGGAAGTGACGCTGGTGCCGTTCGGTGGCAAGCAGCGCGCCCACGGTTTCAACAGTCTGGTGGACGGTTGGGCTCCCACGCATGCTGCGTATCGCCCGCGCCTGCCGCGTGCCGTCGCTCTCGCAGACGAGCTCGGTTTCCTGTCCGAACCACAATCCGACTGA
- a CDS encoding urease subunit alpha — MTSISRQEYSGLFGVTKGDQIRLGNTDLYIEVEEDLRTIGDESIYGGGKTLRDGMGQDPASCSRDGALDLVITNVVIVDATIGVVKADVGIKDGKIVGWGKAGNSSTMEGVTPGLTTGPATDAISGEQLILTAAGIDPHVHLVSPQQAYHALSGGVTTLIGGGIGPSDGTNGTTITSGIWNMEMMLKANEGLPVNIAMLGKGNSSGYPSLIEQIKAGAAGLKVHEDWGATPAAIRASLRAADEMDVQVAIHTDTLNEAGYVEDTIAAFEGRTIHTYHSEGAGGGHAPDILRVTGEDNVLPASTNPTLPYGINTQAELFDMIMVCHNLNPKVPSDVSFAESRVRAETIGAENVLQDMGVISMFSSDSQAMGRVGENWLRAIQTADCMKRARGKLPEDSPTHDNFRVLRYVAKTTINPAMTFGLSHVIGSIAPGKMADLVLWETAFFGAKPKMIIKNGMISWHAMGDPNASLPTPQPVIYRPMFGGFGKALPESSVSFVSQAALDDGIKDRLGLERQVIAVEGTRTVTKRDLVRNSATPEIKVDPETFAVTADGVHAYVEPAESIRLNQLYFFS, encoded by the coding sequence ATGACAAGCATTTCACGGCAAGAGTATTCGGGGCTGTTCGGTGTCACGAAGGGCGACCAGATCAGGCTCGGCAACACCGACCTCTACATCGAGGTCGAGGAAGATCTTCGCACGATCGGCGACGAGTCGATCTACGGTGGCGGCAAGACGCTACGCGACGGTATGGGTCAGGATCCGGCGTCGTGCAGTCGTGACGGCGCGCTCGACCTGGTGATCACCAACGTCGTGATCGTCGACGCCACGATCGGTGTCGTCAAGGCAGATGTCGGTATCAAGGACGGCAAGATCGTCGGGTGGGGCAAGGCAGGCAACTCGAGCACGATGGAGGGGGTGACGCCGGGACTCACGACGGGACCGGCAACGGATGCCATCTCCGGCGAGCAGTTGATTCTGACTGCAGCGGGTATCGATCCGCACGTGCACCTCGTTTCTCCTCAGCAGGCATACCACGCACTCAGCGGTGGTGTGACAACGCTGATCGGCGGCGGTATCGGGCCGTCCGACGGCACCAACGGCACTACCATCACCTCGGGCATCTGGAACATGGAGATGATGCTCAAGGCCAATGAGGGTCTTCCCGTCAACATCGCGATGTTGGGCAAGGGAAACTCGTCGGGCTATCCGTCTCTGATCGAGCAGATCAAGGCGGGGGCTGCGGGATTGAAGGTCCACGAGGACTGGGGCGCAACACCGGCGGCGATCCGGGCGTCGCTGCGCGCGGCGGACGAGATGGACGTTCAGGTTGCCATTCACACGGATACCTTGAACGAAGCCGGCTACGTCGAGGACACGATTGCGGCCTTCGAGGGGCGCACCATTCACACCTATCACAGTGAGGGCGCAGGCGGCGGTCACGCACCGGACATCCTGAGGGTGACCGGTGAGGACAATGTTCTTCCGGCGTCGACCAACCCGACGTTGCCGTACGGCATCAACACGCAAGCCGAGCTCTTCGACATGATCATGGTCTGCCACAACCTCAATCCCAAAGTGCCGTCGGATGTTTCGTTTGCCGAGTCGCGTGTTCGTGCGGAGACGATCGGTGCGGAGAACGTGCTGCAGGATATGGGAGTCATCTCGATGTTCTCGAGCGACTCGCAGGCAATGGGCCGGGTCGGCGAGAACTGGCTCCGGGCGATCCAGACGGCCGACTGTATGAAACGTGCTCGTGGAAAGTTGCCGGAGGACTCTCCGACACACGATAACTTCCGGGTCCTGCGGTACGTCGCGAAGACGACGATCAACCCGGCCATGACGTTCGGATTGTCCCACGTCATCGGATCCATCGCTCCCGGGAAAATGGCGGATCTTGTTCTCTGGGAAACCGCTTTCTTCGGTGCGAAGCCTAAAATGATCATCAAGAACGGAATGATCAGTTGGCACGCCATGGGAGATCCGAACGCATCACTACCGACCCCGCAGCCGGTGATCTACCGGCCGATGTTCGGCGGGTTCGGTAAGGCGCTCCCCGAGAGTTCGGTCTCGTTCGTGTCCCAGGCCGCACTCGACGACGGCATCAAGGATCGTCTTGGTCTCGAGCGTCAGGTTATCGCCGTCGAAGGCACTCGCACCGTGACCAAACGCGACCTCGTGCGCAACTCGGCCACTCCGGAGATCAAGGTCGATCCGGAGACCTTCGCGGTGACAGCGGACGGCGTTCACGCCTACGTCGAACCGGCTGAATCCATTCGCCTGAACCAACTTTACTTCTTCAGTTAG
- the ureE gene encoding urease accessory protein UreE (involved in the assembly of the urease metallocenter; possible nickel donor): MSGTITHTHGGDTAPHTHAEPHGEMTTPTGKPIRVDALLGKETDEEWASRIESAVIDVLSLDQWEAQKSRLRRTTLGGRELAVSLDRGVQLQDGDILLWDEPENTVVVARINLKDVLEIDLSALLDVTPEKMIQTCLELGHAVGNQHWPAVVKGMKVYVPLTVDKAVMGSVMRTHAFEGIEYTFIPGAEVIPYIAPHEARRLFGAAAREGEGHTHDPLM, translated from the coding sequence GTGTCGGGAACAATCACGCATACGCACGGCGGCGATACGGCGCCGCACACACACGCCGAGCCGCACGGCGAGATGACCACGCCGACGGGCAAGCCGATTCGCGTCGACGCGCTGCTCGGCAAGGAAACCGATGAGGAATGGGCGTCGCGCATCGAAAGCGCTGTGATCGACGTGCTTTCACTGGATCAGTGGGAGGCGCAGAAGAGCCGGTTGCGGCGTACGACGCTCGGCGGTCGTGAATTGGCGGTCTCTCTCGATCGTGGGGTTCAACTGCAGGACGGCGACATCCTGCTGTGGGACGAGCCGGAGAACACCGTCGTCGTCGCCCGGATCAACCTCAAGGACGTTCTCGAGATCGACCTCAGTGCATTGCTCGACGTGACGCCGGAGAAGATGATTCAGACGTGTCTCGAGTTGGGTCACGCTGTGGGTAACCAGCATTGGCCGGCAGTGGTGAAGGGAATGAAGGTCTATGTACCGCTGACGGTAGACAAGGCAGTCATGGGTTCGGTAATGCGCACGCATGCTTTCGAGGGCATCGAGTACACCTTCATTCCCGGCGCCGAGGTCATTCCCTACATCGCTCCGCACGAGGCACGCCGACTGTTCGGTGCGGCAGCGCGCGAGGGCGAGGGCCATACCCATGACCCCCTCATGTGA